Proteins from a single region of Thunnus maccoyii chromosome 23, fThuMac1.1, whole genome shotgun sequence:
- the LOC121891166 gene encoding aldo-keto reductase family 1 member D1-like: MRMDLTAESHSVPMNDGNSIPLIGLGTYGDPRTTPKGTAYESVKVAIETGYRHIDGALVYFNEHEVGQAIREKIADGTVKREDIFYCGKLWNTFHPPELVRPALEKTLKTLQLDYVDLYIVEMPTAFKPGDTFYPKDENGKYIYHETDLCATWEALESCKDAGLVKSLGVSNFNKRQLELILNKPGLKHKPVSNQVECHPYFTQPKLLEYCRQNDIVIVGYSPLGTSRDESWVNLTCPPLLKDETLVSLAKKYNKTTAQVALRFNVQRGVVVIPKSFNAVRIKENFQIFDFSLSEADMKSIEGLNKNIRFVELLMWSDHPEYPFFDDY; this comes from the exons ATGAGAATGGATTTGACAGCTGAGAGTCACTCCGTTCCTATGAATGATGGGAACAGCATACCTTTGATTGGACTGGGAACATATGGAGATCCCCGCACA ACTCCTAAAGGAACTGCATACGAGTCGGTGAAAGTGGCTATTGAAACAGGGTACAGACACATTGATGGGGCTTTGGTTTATTTCAACGAACATGAAGTGGGACAAGCTATAAGGGAGAAAATTGCAGATGGGACTGTGAAAAGAGAGGACATCTTCTACTGCGGAAAG CTGTGGAACACCTTCCATCCGCCAGAACTGGTACGACCTGCTTTAGAGAAAACCTTGAAAACACTGCAGCTGGATTATGTCGACCTCTATATTGTAGAAATGCCCACTGCCTTCAAG CCAGGAGATACATTTTACCCGAAGGACGAAaatgggaaatacatttatcatGAGACGGATCTCTGTGCTACCTGGGAG GCTTTGGAATCTTGTAAAGATGCTGGGCTGGTAAAATCTCTCGGAGTGTCCAACTTCAACAAGCGTCAACTGGAGTTAATCCTTAACAAACCTGGACTGAAACACAAACCTGTGTCAAACCAG gtTGAATGCCATCCCTATTTCACTCAGCCAAAGTTGCTTGAGTACTGCCGGCAGAATGATATCGTCATCGTGGGATACAGCCCCCTGGGGACATCTAGAGATGAGTCCTG GGTAAACCTGACATGCCCCCCACTGTTGAAAGATGAGACACTGGTATCACTCGCTAAAAAGTATAACAAGACCACAGCCCAGGTGGCCCTGAGGTTCAACGTGCAGAGAGGAGTGGTGGTCATCCCCAAGAGCTTCAACGCTGTTCGGATAAAGGAGAACTTCCAG ATATTTGACTTCTCACTCTCTGAGGCTGACATGAAGAGCATTGAGGGGTTGAACAAGAACATTCGTTTCGTGGAGCTCCTCAT GTGGTCTGATCACCCTGAGTATCCATTTTTTGATGACTACTAG